The following coding sequences are from one Culex quinquefasciatus strain JHB chromosome 1, VPISU_Cqui_1.0_pri_paternal, whole genome shotgun sequence window:
- the LOC6039932 gene encoding sideroflexin-1-3, with the protein MTSLPRVNLDEPRYDQSSYLNRAKHFLIVTNPLNAFATEEQLDRAARIVKDYRAGKPVEGISSVDELWAAKYLYDSAFHPDTGEKMLLVGRMSAQVPMNMTITGCMMTFYKSTPAVIFWQWFNQSFNAVVNYTNRSGSSPISQQQLLTSYCMATGGALVTALSLNRLVRNAPPLVGRLVPLAAVAAANCINIPLMRMQELQQGVTLIDEDGKELGQSCRAAKEGIAAVTFSRIMMATPGMVLTPVLMNSLEKRGFLKRVPWSNAPIQTLFCGFLLTFATPLCCALFSQKASISVDSLEEEVREKIRKERPELQVVYYNKGL; encoded by the exons atgacGTCTCTACCTCGTGTCAATCTGGACGAGCCCCGGTACGACCAGAGCTCATACCTGAACCGGGCGAAGCACTTTTTGATTGTTACCAACCCGCTCAATGCGTTCGCCACCGAGGAACAGCTGGACCGGGCCGCCCGGATCGTCAAAGACTATCG CGCCGGCAAACCCGTCGAGGGCATCTCCTCCGTGGACGAACTGTGGGCCGCCAAGTACCTGTACGACAGCGCATTCCACCCGGACACCGGCGAGAAGATGCTGCTGGTTGGCCGCATGTCCGCCCAGGTCCCGATGAACATGACCATCACGGGGTGCATGATGACGTTCTACAAGTCTACACCCGCCGTCATCTTCTGGCAGTGGTTCAACCAGTCGTTCAACGCGGTGGTCAACTATACGAACCGTTCCGGAAGTTCGCCGATTAGCCAGCAGCAACTGCTGACGTCGTACTGTATGGCCACCGGTGGTGCGCTCGTGACGGCCCTCTCGCTGAATCGACTCGTGCGG aatgcaCCGCCACTTGTTGGCCGGCTGGTGCCGCTGGCAGCCGTGGCCGCGGCCAACTGTATCAACATTCCGTTGATGCGTATGCA AGAACTTCAGCAGGGCGTGACACTGATTGACGAGGATGGAAAGGAACTCGGCCAGTCGTGCCGCGCCGCCAAGGAGGGCATCGCCGCCGTCACGTTCAGCCGAATCATGATGGCCACTCCGGGCATGG TTCTGACGCCGGTGCTGATGAACTCGCTCGAGAAGCGTGGCTTCCTGAAGCGTGTGCCGTGGTCAAACGCCCCGATCCAAACGCTGTTCTGTGGTTTCCTGTTGACCTTTGCGACGCCCCTGTGCTGTGCGCTGTTCAGCCAGAAGGCCTCGATCAGCGTGGACagtctggaggaggaggtgcgCGAAAAGATCCGCAAGGAGCGCCCCGAGCTGCAGGTCGTGTACTACAACAAGGGACTGTAA